A window of the Isosphaera pallida ATCC 43644 genome harbors these coding sequences:
- a CDS encoding DUF933 domain-containing protein, producing the protein MRAGLAGFTGGGKSTVFQLLTGAKPDPGKVFSGQVGTAVLRDPRLERLADWYKPRNRKITPASMELVDTPGLIQGSHGDNPQRLALIREADALVVILDGFSGANPVNDLAAFREELLFADLSVVTNRAERLEASVKKHRPDWEVQQKELELVQRVKAALEEGRAVAELNLSAEEKKPMRSFGLLTDKPQVIVLNGPTDAGVPESLRAMAPNTLALDAKLELELEEMAEEERTAFMEDLGITQLGRGRLIRAAYDAMGMISFFTAGDPEVRAWNLEAGSNAVEAAGKIHTDLAKGFIRAEVLAYDDLLACDSVKEAKAQNKTRLEGKDYIVKDGDIIYFRSNA; encoded by the coding sequence ATGAGGGCGGGACTGGCCGGGTTCACCGGCGGCGGCAAAAGCACGGTGTTCCAACTGCTCACCGGGGCCAAACCCGATCCCGGCAAGGTCTTCTCCGGCCAGGTCGGCACGGCGGTCCTGCGCGATCCTCGTTTGGAGCGTCTGGCCGACTGGTACAAGCCCCGCAACCGCAAGATCACCCCGGCCTCGATGGAACTGGTCGATACTCCGGGACTCATCCAAGGCTCCCACGGCGACAACCCCCAGCGTCTGGCTCTGATCCGCGAGGCTGACGCCCTGGTGGTCATCCTCGACGGCTTCTCCGGAGCCAACCCCGTCAATGACCTCGCCGCCTTCCGCGAGGAACTGCTGTTCGCCGATCTTTCGGTCGTCACCAACCGGGCCGAACGTCTGGAAGCCTCGGTCAAAAAGCACCGTCCCGACTGGGAGGTTCAGCAGAAGGAACTCGAACTGGTTCAACGGGTCAAAGCAGCGCTGGAGGAGGGACGCGCCGTAGCCGAGCTGAACCTCTCGGCCGAGGAGAAAAAGCCGATGCGTTCCTTCGGCCTGTTGACCGACAAGCCCCAGGTGATCGTCCTCAATGGTCCCACTGACGCAGGCGTGCCCGAGTCGCTCCGCGCGATGGCTCCCAACACGCTGGCTCTCGACGCCAAGCTCGAACTGGAGCTTGAAGAGATGGCCGAGGAGGAACGAACCGCCTTCATGGAGGACCTGGGGATCACCCAACTGGGTCGCGGCCGCTTGATCCGCGCGGCCTACGACGCGATGGGGATGATCTCGTTCTTTACCGCGGGCGATCCCGAAGTCCGCGCCTGGAACCTCGAAGCCGGCTCCAACGCCGTCGAAGCCGCCGGTAAAATCCACACCGACCTCGCCAAAGGATTCATCCGCGCCGAGGTTCTCGCCTACGACGACCTGCTCGCATGCGACTCGGTCAAAGAGGCCAAAGCCCAGAACAAAACCCGGCTGGAAGGCAAGGATTACATCGTCAAGGACGGCGATATCATCTACTTCCGTAGCAACGCCTGA
- a CDS encoding amidophosphoribosyltransferase, translating into MGQLRHECGVAAVYHDPRATIPSPLAPDGAASRVGRLVPRMLLDMQNRGQLAAGMSSFNPARPSLLTVHKDLGTVGEAFRLNRRDVFESLMAGLDGHAAIGHVRYATCGGDDLGQAQPFERHHGRTSRWFTFAYNGQLANVAQLRHDLLTTGDYHLKYDTDTEIVMHTISHELAEVHGRAADGRDAANNNSPVDWVEVFRRASKRWDGAYNIVLLSARGELVVVRDPLGIHPLCQAQDDSGALWAFASESVPLTNLGFRKVEPLPPGTLAILGPEGARFERFAEPVAPKHCFFEWIYFANVASVLDDQSVYVSRSRLGRRLAALEDVPIDVDTIVVPVPDTAKAAADAMAYALRVPSVEGLMRNRYLGRTFIEGNADRATRAKLKYTPIPEVLQGKRVLLVEDSIVRSTTLRALVHEMRTRGGAREIHLRVACPPIVAPCYYGIDMSTTDELFAPKFGLPDELENGGYPREVLDRMARELGADSLRYLSVSSLAEAIGKPVSHLCRACVTGNYPTPTGAELYRINAQQVPACSVSGADTTQAIRSGSAREAGSSSSRSGRRAYETSAPLGTG; encoded by the coding sequence ATGGGCCAATTGCGTCATGAGTGCGGGGTCGCAGCGGTGTACCACGACCCCCGAGCCACCATTCCCTCTCCTCTGGCTCCCGACGGAGCCGCCTCGCGGGTGGGTCGCTTGGTCCCGCGAATGTTACTCGACATGCAAAACCGCGGCCAACTCGCCGCCGGCATGTCCAGCTTCAACCCGGCCCGGCCCTCACTTCTGACCGTCCACAAAGACCTCGGCACCGTGGGCGAGGCGTTCCGGCTCAACCGCCGCGACGTTTTCGAGTCGCTTATGGCCGGTCTGGACGGCCACGCCGCGATCGGCCACGTCCGCTACGCCACCTGCGGCGGCGACGACCTGGGCCAGGCTCAACCCTTCGAGCGCCACCACGGCCGCACCTCACGCTGGTTCACCTTCGCCTACAACGGTCAACTCGCCAACGTCGCCCAACTGCGCCACGATCTGTTGACCACCGGCGACTATCACCTCAAATACGACACCGACACCGAAATCGTCATGCACACCATCAGCCACGAACTGGCGGAAGTGCATGGCCGAGCCGCCGATGGTCGGGACGCGGCCAATAACAACAGTCCGGTCGATTGGGTCGAAGTCTTCCGTCGCGCCTCGAAGCGGTGGGATGGGGCCTACAACATCGTGCTGCTCTCGGCGCGGGGGGAACTCGTGGTGGTCCGCGACCCTCTGGGCATCCATCCGCTTTGCCAAGCGCAGGACGACTCCGGAGCGCTTTGGGCCTTCGCCAGCGAAAGCGTGCCCCTGACCAACCTGGGGTTCCGAAAGGTCGAACCGCTGCCCCCGGGTACCCTGGCGATCCTCGGTCCCGAAGGAGCACGCTTCGAGCGGTTTGCCGAACCCGTCGCCCCCAAACACTGCTTCTTCGAATGGATCTACTTCGCTAACGTCGCCAGCGTGCTGGATGATCAATCGGTGTACGTCAGCCGCAGCCGCTTGGGTCGTCGCCTGGCCGCTCTGGAGGATGTCCCCATCGACGTGGACACCATCGTGGTCCCCGTTCCCGACACCGCCAAGGCCGCCGCCGACGCAATGGCCTACGCCCTGCGCGTCCCCTCGGTCGAAGGTTTGATGCGCAACCGCTACCTCGGCCGCACCTTCATCGAAGGCAACGCTGACCGCGCCACCCGCGCCAAACTCAAATACACCCCCATCCCCGAAGTCCTTCAGGGCAAACGAGTGCTGTTGGTCGAAGACTCGATCGTGCGCTCCACCACCCTTCGGGCCCTAGTCCACGAAATGCGTACCCGGGGAGGAGCGCGCGAAATCCACCTGAGAGTCGCCTGCCCCCCCATCGTCGCGCCCTGCTACTACGGGATCGACATGTCCACGACCGACGAGCTTTTCGCCCCCAAATTCGGCCTGCCCGACGAATTAGAGAACGGCGGCTATCCCCGCGAGGTTCTCGATCGCATGGCCCGCGAGTTGGGAGCCGACAGCCTGCGATATCTCTCAGTCTCCTCGCTGGCCGAGGCAATCGGCAAGCCGGTCAGTCATCTTTGCCGCGCCTGCGTCACCGGCAATTATCCCACCCCAACCGGTGCGGAGCTTTATCGGATCAACGCCCAACAGGTGCCCGCCTGCTCGGTTTCAGGGGCAGACACAACTCAGGCAATCCGCAGCGGGTCGGCTCGGGAAGCCGGTTCAAGTTCAAGTAGGTCGGGACGTCGCGCCTATGAGACCAGCGCTCCTCTGGGAACAGGTTGA